A single region of the Brassica rapa cultivar Chiifu-401-42 chromosome A03, CAAS_Brap_v3.01, whole genome shotgun sequence genome encodes:
- the LOC103857573 gene encoding protein MOR1 isoform X1 codes for MSEEEKLLKDAKKLPWEDRLAHKNWKVRNEANVDLASVCDSITDPKDPRLREFGHLFRKTVADSNAPVQEKALDALIAFLKAADSDASRYGKEVCDAIAAKCLTGRPKTVQKAQEAFLLWVELEAVDAFLDTLEKAIKNKVAKAVVPAVDVMFQALSDFGSKIIPPKRILKMLPELFDHQDQNVRASAKGVTLELCRWIGKDPVKSILFEKMRDTMKKELEAELANVSVGAKPARKIRSEQDKEPEAEASSDVVGDRPSEEPVADAPQEIDEYDLMDPVDILTPLEKSGFWDGVKATKWSERKEAVAELTKLASTKKIAPGDFSEICRTLKKLITDVNLAVAVEAIQAIGNLARGLRTHFSASSRFMLPVLLEKLKEKKPTVAEALTQTLQAMYKAGCLNLVDIIEDVKTAVKNKVPLVRSLTLNWLTFCLETSNKALILKAHKEYVPLCMECLNDGTPDVRDAAFSALAAIAKSVGMRPLEKSLEKLDDVRRKKLSEMIASSGGELAGTSSVTVQSSVGSTTTGNSEASFVRKSAASMLSGKRPAPVSKKAAPGKTGGSKKDGAVRNESSKSVEPPEDVEPAEMGLEEIENRLGSLVKPETISQLKSTVWKERLEATLSLKEEIVGLQELDKSVEILVRLLCAVPGWNEKNVQVQQQVIEIITYISSTAAKFPKKCVVLCITGTSERVADIKTRASAMKCLTAFCEAVGPGFVFERLYKIMKEHKNPKVLSEGLLWMVSAVDDFGVSLLKLKDVIDFCKDVGLQSSAAATRNATIKLLGVLHKFVGPDIKGFLNDVKPALLSALDTEYEKNPFEGTVAPKRVVKTSVSTSNSAGGLDSLPREDISSKITPNLLKGFESPDWKMRLESIEAVNKILEEANKRIQPTGTGELFGGLRGRLLDSNKNLVMQTLTTIGGVASAMGPTVEKASKGILSDVLKCLGDNKKHMRECTLAALDMWLGAVHLDKMIPYIIIALTDGKMGAEGRKDLFDWLTKQLAGLSDFVDAIHLLKPASTAMTDKSADVRKAAEGCISEILRVSGQETIEKNIKDIQGPALALVLEKVRPGYVQEPFESSKAMAGSLSKGVSKVSKSTSNGTLKQGNRSRALPTKGSRPDQITSAHDIAIQSQSLLNTKDSNKDDRERLVVRRIKFEELRAEQIQDLENDMMKFFREDLQKRLLSPDFKKQVDGLDILQKALPSLSKEIIEVLDILLRWFVLQLCKSNTTCLLKVLEVLPELFNTLKDEEYCLTEAEAAIFLPCLAEKLGHNIEKVREKMRELMKQIIQAYSVAKTFPYILEGLRSKNNRTRIECTDLIGYLLETCGTEINGLLKHLNMVASLTAERDGELRKAALNTMATGYKILGDDIWRYVGKLTDAQKSMLDDRFKWKIKEMEKRREGRPGDARAALRRSVRENGPEVAEQSGDLPQMVPGPLFPRQNYSEQVLERNPVPQTIAGVNGPTDWNEALDIIMFGSPEQSVEGMKVVCHELAQASNDPDESAIDELVKDADGLVSCLANKVAKTFDVSLMGASSRSCKYVLNTLMQTFQNKKLAHAVKEGTLTSLITELLLWLLDERVPRMEDGSQLLKALNVLMLKILDNADRTSSFVVLISLLRPLDPSRWPSPATAEGYAIRNQKFSDLVVKCLIKLTKLLQSTIYEVDLDRLLQSIHVYLQELGMEEIRRRAGADDKPLRMVKTVLHELVKLRGAAIKGHLSLVPIDMRPQPIILAYIDLNLETLAAARMLTATGPVGQTHWTDSTANNPSPPANSADVQLKQELGAIFKKIGDKQTSTIGLYDLYHITKAYPKVDIFSQLQNASEAFRTYIRDGLAQVEKNAAAGRTPSSLPLSTPPPSSLTLPSPDIPSLDVKPLMNPRSDSYTDDIRASNINPGTLDAIRERMRTMQLASEPVSKAMMPTNENLSTDNIPPMNQQNIPPSQMEAETPHPHPVGLPMDEKALSGLQARMQRLKGGSLEHM; via the exons ATGTCGGAGGAAGAGAAGCTATTGAAGGACGCGAAGAAGCTCCCATGGGAGGATCGCCTCGCTCACAAGAACTGGAAAGTTAGGAACGAGGCCAACGTCGACCTAGCTTCCGTCTGCGATTCCATCACCGATCCTAAGGACCCTCGCCTCCGCGAATTCG GTCACTTGTTTAGAAAGACGGTGGCGGATTCCAATGCGCCGGTGCAAGAGAAGGCGCTCGATGCATTGATTGCGTTTTTGAAGGCAGCTGACTCAGACGCTAGCAG GTATGGAAAGGAAGTTTGCGATGCAATTGCGGCCAAGTGTCTCACGGGTAGGCCCAAGACTGTGCAGAAGGCGCAGGAGGCTTTCTTGCTTTGGGTAGAATTAGAAGCTGTTGATGCTTTTCTG GATACATTGGAGAAAGCTATAAAGAATAAAGTTGCAAAGGCTGTGGTACCTGCAGTAGACGTTATGTTTCAAGCTCTCAG tGATTTTGGATCAAAGATTATTCCACCCAAAAGGATTCTAAAGATGCTTCCGGAACTTTTCGACCACCAAGATCAGAACGTCCGTGCATCTGCCAAAGGGGTGACTCTGGAGCTATGCCGTTGGATTGGAAAAGACCCTGTAAAATCTATTTTGTTTGAGAAAATGAGAGATACAATG AAAAAAGAGCTGGAGGCTGAGCTTGCCAATGTTTCAGTGGGTGCCAAGCCTGCTCGAAAGATAAG GTCTGAGCAAGACAAAGAGCCAGAGGCAGAAGCTAGTTCGGATGTGGTGGGTGATAGGCCCAGTGAAGAACCTGTTGCTGATG CGCCTCAGGAAATAGATGAGTATGATCTTATGGATCCTGTGGATATTTTGACTCCTTTGGAAAAGTCTGGGTTCTGGGACGGAGTG AAAGCTACGAAGTGGTCAGAACGTAAGGAGGCTGTTGCAGAGCTAACAAAGCTTGCTTCGACAAAAAAGATAGCTCCTGGTGATTTTTCAGAAATTTGTCGGACCTTAAAGAAG CTTATCACGGATGTGAACTTAGCCGTTGCAGTGGAAGCTATTCAAGCCATTGGAAATCTTGCACGTGGTTTAAGAACACATTTCTCCGCTAGTTCACGGTTCATGCTACCTGTTTTACTT GAAAAATTGAAAGAGAAAAAGCCAACCGTCGCAGAGGCGCTTACACAAACGTTACAAGCAATGTACAAAGCTGGGTGTTTGAATCTTGTTGACATTATAGAAG ATGTAAAGACGGCAGTGAAAAACAAAGTACCACTTGTGCGTTCTTTAACATTAAACTGGTTGACATTCTGCCTTGAAACAAGTAACAAGGCTCTTATTCTAAAGGCGCACAAAGAATATGTCCCTTTATGTATGGAG TGTCTCAATGATGGAACTCCTGATGTGAGGGATGCAGCATTTTCGGCTTTGGCTGCAATAGCGAAg TCTGTAGGTATGAGACCTCTTGAAAAGTCGTTGGAAAAACTTGATGATGTTAGAAGAAAGAAACTTTCAGAAATGATTGCAAGCTCTGGTGGGGAATTAGCTGGTACAAGCTCAG TGACAGTTCAGTCTTCAGTTGGAAGCACGACCACAGGG AATTCAGAAGCGTCCTTTGTAAGGAAATCAGCAGCAAGCATGTTGAGCGGGAAAAGACCTGCT CCTGTGAGCAAGAAGGCTGCGCCTGGCAAAACAGGCGGAAGCAAAAAAGATGGTGCTGTACGGAATGAAAGTTCAAAATCTGTTGAACCACCTGAAGATGTCGAG CCTGCTGAGATGGGTCTTGAAGAGATTGAAAACAGATTAGGTTCTCTTGTGAAACCAGAAACTATTTCTCAGTTAAAGAGCACTGTATGGAAAGAAAGACTTGAAG CAACTTTGTCTTTGAAAGAAGAAATAGTGGGACTTCAAGAACTAGACAAGTCGGTGGAAATCTTGGTTCGGTTGCTTTGTGCAGTTCCTGGTTGGAATGAGAAAAACGTGCAG GTTCAGCAACAGGTCATTGAAATTATCACTTACATATCTTCAACTGCGGCTAAGTTTCCTAAGAAATGTGTTGTGCTTTGCATTACGG GCACTAGTGAACGAGTTGCAGATATAAAGACGCGAGCCTCTGCTATGAAGTGTCTTACTGCTTTCTGCGAAGCAGTTGGTCCTGGATTTGTTTTCGAGAGG CTTTACAAAATCATGAAAGAGCACAAGAACCCCAAGGTTCTTAGTGAAGGCTTGTTATGGATGGTTTCTGCAGTTGATGACTTTGGCGTCTCACTTTTGAAACTTAAG GACGTAATAGATTTTTGTAAAGATGTTGGACTGCAATCTAGTGCAGCTGCTACCAGAAATGCTACAATCAAACTTTTGGGTGTTTTACACAAGTTTGTTGGTCCAG ACATCAAAGGGTTTCTTAATGATGTCAAACCTGCACTACTAAGTGCACTTGACACCGAATATGAGAAAAACCCTTTTGAG GGGACTGTGGCTCCAAAAAGAGTTGTTAAGACATCAGTTTCAACATCGAACTCTGCTGGAGGGCTGGATAGTTTACCTAGAGAAGATATCAGTAGCAAGATTACCCCTAATCTTCTTAAGGGCTTTGAGAGTCCTGATTGGAAG ATGCGTTTGGAGTCAATCGAAGCTGTCAATAAAATTCTGGAAGAGGCTAATAAACGTATCCAGCCAACTGGAACTG GAGAATTATTTGGTGGTCTACGAGGACGATTGTTGGATAGTAATAAAAATCTTGTTATGCAAACTTTGACTACCATTGGAGGTGTTGCATCAGCTATGGGACCAACTGTCGAGAAGGCGAGCAAG GGAATTCTATCAGATGTTCTGAAATGTCTCGGTGATAACAAGAAGCACATGAGAGAATGCACCTTGGCTGCTCTTGATATGTGGCTTGGTGCTGTACATCTCGACAAAATG ATTCCTTACATTATAATAGCACTAACAGATGGGAAAATGGGAGCAGAAGGACGTAAAGATCTTTTTGATTGGTTGACAAAACAACTTGCCGGATTAAGTGACTTTGTGGATGCTATACATTTACTGAAACCTGCAAGCACCGCAATGACG GACAAATCAGCAGATGTACGAAAAGCAGCTGAAGGATGCATTTCTGAGATCTTAAGAGTCAGTGGACAAGAAACG attgaaaaaaatatcaaagataTCCAAGGCCCAGCATTAGCGCTTGTGCTGGAAAAAGTACGGCCAGGATATGTTCAAG AACCATTTGAATCATCAAAAGCTATGGCGGGGTCATTGTCGAAAGGTGTTTCCAAGGTTTCTAAATCGACTTCGAATGGTACCTTGAAGCAAGGAAACAGATCT AGAGCCTTACCAACAAAGGGCTCAAGACCAGATCAAATTACATCTGCCCATGATATAGCTATCCAGTCACAGTCTTTACTAAATACTAAGGACTCCAATAAG GACGACAGGGAGAGACTGGTGGTTCGTAGAATTAAATTTGAGGAGCTGCGGGCCGAACAGATTCAGGATCTTGAG AACGATATGATGAAATTTTTCAGAGAAGACTTGCAAAAACGGTTGTTGAGTCCAGACTTTAAGAAACAAGTAGATGGGCTGGATATCCTACAGAAG GCGCTTCCGTCTCTTTCGAAGGAAATTATAGAAGTACTAGATATTCTTTTAAGGTGGTTTGTGTTGCAATTATGTAAATCCAACACAACTTGTCTACTAAAG GTTCTTGAGGTTCTTCCAGAACTTTTCAACACATTGAAGGATGAGGAGTACTGCTTGACAGAAGCAGAAGCTGCTATATTTTTGCCTTGTTTGGCAGAGAAG TTGGGGCATAATATTGAAAAAGTAAGAGAAAAAATGCGTGAGCTGATGAAGCAGATTATCCAGGCATATTCTGTAGCAAAGACATTTCCCTATATTTTGGAAGGTTTACGTTCCAAAAACAACCGTACAAGGATAGAGTGTACAGATCTTATTGGATATCTACTCGAGACTTGTGGAACTGAG ATAAATGGACTACTGAAACACTTGAATATGGTTGCAAGCTTGACAGCAGAAAGAGATGGTGAACTCAGAAAAGCTGCTTTGAACACCATGGCTACGGGTTATAAGATTCTTG GTGATGATATCTGGCGATATGTTGGGAAGCTTACAGATGCTCAAAAGAGTATGCTTGATGATAGATTTAAGTGGAAA atCAAAGAAATGGAGAAAAGAAGAGAAGGGAGACCTGGGGATGCACGAGCAGCATTGAGGCGTTCCGTAAGAGAAAATGG ACCTGAAGTGGCAGAGCAAAGTGGTGACCTTCCTCAAATGGTCCCTGGTCCTTTATTTCCAAG GCAAAACTATTCCGAACAAGTTCTTGAGAGGAACCCAGTACCTCAGACAATCGCTGGAGTTAATGGCCCAACAGACTGGAATGAGGCTTTGGACATCATTATGTTTGGCTCGCCGGAGCAG TCGGTTGAAGGGATGAAAGTTGTGTGTCATGAGTTGGCACAGGCTTCTAATGATCCAGACGAAAGTGCAATTGATGAACTCGTGAAGGATGCAGATGGGCTTGTTTCATGCTTAGCAAATAAG GTTGCCAAGACATTTGACGTCAGCTTAATGGGAGCTTCATCGAGGTCTTGTAAATATGTTCTGAACACACTTATGCAG ACATTCCAAAATAAAAAGCTTGCGCATGCAGTCAAAGAAGGGACTCTGACAAGCCTTATAACGGAGCTCTTACTCTGGCTTCTGGATGAAAGAGTTCCACGCATGGAGGATGGCAGCCAACTCTTGAAAGCTCTAAATGTTTTGATGCTTAAGATCCTG GATAATGCAGATCGGACGTCATCATTTGTGGTACTTATCAGCTTGCTACGTCCTCTAGATCCATCTAGATGGCCTTCGCCTGCTACCGCTGAAGGATATGCTATCCGGAATCAGAAATTCTCTGATTTGGTAGTTAAATGCCTGATTAAACTTACAAAG CTCCTCCAAAGCACCATATATGAAGTGGATCTTGATCGACTTCTTCAGAGCATTCATGTATATCTACAAGAGCTGGGAATGGAAGAGATACGTAGGAG AGCTGGAGCAGATGATAAACCTCTGAGGATGGTGAAAACTGTTCTACATGAACTTGTTAAGCTCCGAGGAGCTGCAATAAAGGGTCACTTGTCTCTTGTCCCTATTGACATGAGGCCACAACCCATCATTCTCGCTTATATCGATCTAAACCTTGAG ACTTTAGCTGCAGCAAGAATGTTAACAGCAACAGGACCTGTGGGCCAAACCCATTGGACAGATTCAACAGCCAACAATCCCTCACCTCCCGCTAACTCTGCTGATGTTCAGCTGAAGCAAGAGCTAGGTGCGATATTCAAGAAAATCGGTGATAAACAAACTTCCACCATTGGTCTTTACGACCTCTACCACATCACTAAGGCGTATCCAAAG GTTGATATATTTTCGCAGCTCCAAAATGCTAGCGAGGCTTTTCGTACTTACATCAGAGACGGTTTGGCTCAG GTGGAGAAGAATGCAGCTGCGGGGAGAACGCCTTCAAGCCTACCGTTATCGACTCCTCCCCCTTCTTCCTTAACCCTTCCATCTCCTGACATTCCTTCCTTAGACGTAAAGCCTCTGATGAACCCTAGATCTGATTCATACACTGATGACATCCGAGCAAGTAACATCAACCCTGGGACGCTAGATGCAATCAGAGAAAGGATGAGAACCATGCAACTGGCTTCAGAGCCAGTAAGCAAAGCGATGATGCCAACAAACGAGAACTTATCAACGGATAACATACCACCAATGAACCAACAGAACATTCCCCCGAGCCAAATGGAAGCGGAGACTCCACACCCGCACCCAGTGGGTCTTCCAATGGATGAGAAAGCATTATCAGGTCTTCAGGCTCGAATGCAGAGGCTCAAAGGTGGCTCACTCGAGCATATGTAG